In the genome of Natronomonas salina, the window GTGGACGACCAGCGAGACCGCCCGGGCCATCTTCTCGGGGTCGTCGTGCTGGAAGATTGTCCGGCCCATCGAGACGCCGGCACCGCCGGCGTCCATCGCCCCGCGGACGTCCTCCAGGGCCGCGAGGTCGCCGGCCGGCGAGCCGCCGGCGATGAGCACCGGCAGGCTCGTCGACTCGCAGACGTGCTCGAAACTCTCCGCGTCGCCGCTGTAGCCGGTCTTGATGAGGTCGGCGCCGAGCTCCTCGCCCAGCCGGACGGCGTGGCCGAGCGCCTGGGGGTCGTCGCCCTCGACGTCGGGGCCGCGGGCGTACGTCATCGCCAGGACGGGCATCCCGTACTCGGCGGCCTCGTCGGCGACGGCGGCGAGTTCCTCGATCTGCTCGCGCTCGTACTTCGAGCCGACGTTGATGTGGAAGGAGACGGCGTCGGCGCCGGCCCGGATGGCCGATTTCACGGTGCCGGTGGTCCGCTTGTCGTTGGAGTCCGGCCCGATGACCGTCGAGCCGTTGAGGTGGGTGATGTAGCCGGCGCCGTTGAGGTTGCCGTGGACGCGGTCGGCGACGCCCTTCTGGGTCAGCACGGCGTCGGCGCCCCCGCGGGTGACGGCGTCGATGGTCGACTCGATGTCCTTCAGGCCCGTCACCGGCCCGAGGGTGATCCCGTGATCCATCGGGACGACGACGTAGCGGTCGTCCGTCCCGACGCGTTTCAGTCGTGCGGCGATCCCTGTGCTCATGTTACGTGATGGTGTGGCAGGTGCGGTCATGTTCCTTCCGGTCGCGGCCGACGTTGCGCGCCGGCGAGGGCCCCCTCCTTCAGCTCCCGGGCGAGCGATTCGAGCCGGTCGGCGGTCTCCTCGACCGGTCGGCCCTCCTCGTGACCATCGGCGACGACGTCGACCAGCGCGGAGCCGACGATGACGCCGTCGGCGCCCGCCGCGACGACGTCGGCGGCCTGCTCGCCGGAGGAGATGCCGAAGCCGACCGCCTTCGGCACGTCGTAGGCCTCCAGGCGGGCGAGGCTCTCGGTGGTCTGGTCGGAGACGTCCGAGCGCGCGCCCGTGACGCCCAGCCGCGCCTGGACGTAGACGTAGCCGGTGACCTGGCTCATGATGCGGTCTAGGCGCTCGCCCGTCGTCGTCGGCGCGACGATGAATACGAGGTCGAGGCCGTGCTCGTCGCAGGCCTCGCGTAGCAGGTCGGCCTCCTCGGCGGGGAGGTCCGGGACGACGAATCCCTCGATGCCGACCTCGGCGGCGCGCTCGACGAAGGGTCGCACCGGCGGGTCGCCGTCCTCGCCGAACTGGTAGATGAGGTTGTAGTAGGTCATGCAGACCAGCGGCACGTCGACGTCGAGCGCCTCGACGAACTCGAAGAACCGCTCGGGGGTCATGCCGCCCTCCAGCGACCGGACGACGGCCTGCTGGATGGTCGGGCCCTCGGCGATGGGCTCGGAGAACGGGAGGCCGAGCTCGATGACGTCGGCGCCGCCGCGGGCCAGCGCCTCGACGTACTCGAGGGACGACTCGAAGTCCGGGTCACCCGCGGCGAGGTAGGGGACGAACGCCGGCTCGTCGAAGGCGTCCTCGAGGCTCGCGGGTCGCTCCGCCCCGCTTGCGTTCTCCGAGGACTCCCGCTGGTCGTCCTCGCCGCTCATCCGTCGAACACCTCCATCGTCGGTGCGTTGTCGAGTTGCCGCTGGTCGGTCTCCTCGATGACCGACTCGAGGTCCTTGTCGCCGCGGCCGGAGACGTTCACGACCACCGTCCCGGGCAGCTCGACGCCGCCGTCGGCGTCAGGCCCGGCGACCTTCTCCAGGAAGCCGAAGGCGTGGGCGGTCTCCAGGGCGGGGATGATGCCCTCGTCCTGGGAGAGGCGGTGGAACGCCTCCAGGGCCGCGTCGTCGTCGACGTTGACGGGCGTGACGCGCCCCTCGTCGACGAGGTAGGCGAGTTCGGGGCCGACGCCGGAGTAGTCCAGCCCCGAGGAGACGCTGTGGGACTCCATGATCTGGCCGTGGCTGTCCTGCAGGAGCTTCGTCCGCGCGCCGTGCAGGACGCCCTCGTCGCCGGTGGACAGCGACGCCGAGTGCGGCGCGATGCCCTCCTCCTCGTCGACCTCGAGGGAGGAGCCGCCGGCCTCGACGGCGTAGAGGTCCACCTCCTCGTCGTCTAAGAAATTCGCGAACGCACCCATCGTGTTCGAGCCGCCGCCGGCGCAGGCGAGGACGGCGCCCGGCAGGTCGCCGAACTTCTCCTCGCACTGCCGGCGGGCCTCCTCGGAGATGACCGACTGGAAGTCCCGGACCATCGCGGGGAACGGGGCCGGGCCGACGACGCTGCCGATGACGTAGTGGGTCGTCTCGACGGTCGTCGCCCAGTCGCGCATCGTCTCGCTGATGGCCTCCTTCAGCGTGCCGCGGCCGATGTCGACGGGGTTGACCTCGGCGCCGTTGATGCGCATCCGGAAGACGTTGGGGCGCTGGCGGTTGATGTCGCGGCGGCCCATGTAGACCTCGCAGGGCACGTCGAGGTGGGCGGCGGCCATCGCGGTCGCGGTGCCGTGCTGGCCGGCGCCGGTCTCGGCGATGATGCGCTCCTTGCCCATGTACCGCGCGAGCAGCACCTGCCCGAGCGCGTTGTTGAGCTTGTGGGCGCCGCCGTGGACGAGGTCCTCGCGCTTCAGGTAGACCTCGCGGTCGTAGCGCTCCGAGAGCTGGTCGGCCCGCTGCAGCGGCGTCGGGCGCCCGCCGAAGTCCCGGAGCCGCTCGCGGAACTCGTCCATGAACCCGTCCTCGTTCTCGAGTACGTACCGCTCGTAGGCGTCCGTCAGCTCCTCGATGGCGGGCATCAGCGCCTCGGGCACGTACTGGCCGCCGTAGTCGCCGAATTTACTCTGTGACATTGGTGAGTCGCTCCGTGTTCTCGCGGACCGGTCCGTCCATGATCGCCGACCCGACGAGCAGGCCGTCGGCGCCGTCGGCGCGCATCCGCGAGACGTCCTCCCGGGTGGCTATGCCGCTTTCCGCTATCAGGGTGACGCTCTCGCGGTCGTCTGCCGGAACCGTCGCCGCGACGTCCTCGAACGTCCCGAGGTCGACCTCCAGTTGCGTCAGATCGCGGTTGTTGACGCCGATTATCTCGGCGCCGGCGTCGAGGGCCGCCTCGACCTCTGCGGGGGTGTGGGCCTCGACGAGCACCTGGAAGCCGCGGTCGCGGGCCGCCGCGAGCAGCCCCTCCAGGTCGTCGACGAACCGGACGATGAGCAGGACCACGTCCGCCTCGACGACGTCCAGTTGCGATTCGTCCAGCACGAAGTCCTTCCGGAGGACCGGCACGTCGACGGCCTCGCGGACCCGCCGCAGCGTCTCGGGGGACCCGCCGAAGTGCTCCGGCTCCGTGAGCACCGACAGCGCCGCGGCGCCGCCCTCGACCATCGCCTCGGCCAGTTCCACCGGGTCCTCGCGCCGCTCGCCGTCGGTCGTCGGGCTCGTGGGCTTCACCTCGGCGATGAGCGGCGCGCGGCCGTCGGCCTCCGCCTCGGCCAGCGCGGCGGGCAGCGACCGCGGCTCGACGGAGAGCCGTTCGTCGCCCCCGCCCCGTTCCTCGGCCGCCGCCAGGATGGAGCGGACGGCCGGCGCCAGCTCGTTACTGGTGTCCATTACTGTACACTAACGAACTCTTCTGGACATAAGGGTTGCGTCTCGGTCGCCCCGTTGCGGCGAGGGATCGTCGCGGACTCTCGTCGGTCGACGGCGAGAACTCCCAGAACATTCACCCAGTGGTCTGTTCACCGGACTGCCGCCAGCGTGGCTCCTGGTCGAAACCCTCGCTCCTGGCTAATAAATAGCCGGAGACAGCCACTGCAAGACCTATTGGGCGACACTGCTACAGGCTGACAATCATGGACGGGTTTGGAATCGACAGACGAACGCTCCTCCGGGGGGTCGCGGGCGCCGGCGCCCTCGCCGCGTTCCCGTCGGCCGAGGCGGCCGCACGGCTGGCCGCGGAGTCGGACCCGACCACCCGCGCGACCTACCGGGCCATCGTGGACGCCGTCATCCCGGAGACGCCCGAGGTGGCCGAGGAACTCGGCGAGGAGCACGGCCCCGGCGGGCTCGAGGTGGGCCTCGACGCCTACCTGATCAAGTTCGTCAACACGATGTTCTCGATGTGGGACGCCCCGGAACTGGAAGCGTCGATAGCCTCCGACCTGTCGGTCGAGGCGCCCGACGGGGCTCCCACCGACGCCGAGGTGACGCTCTCGCCGAGCTTCGGCGCCGAGCAGCGCCGCGAGCTGAACCTCCGGCTCGCCGAGCTCGTCGCGAAGGTCTGCGACGTCGCGGCGGTCGAACTCCTCGCACGCGCGAACAACGAGTCGGTGCCGGACCCGACGCGGTTCGAGGGCGGCGGCCCCTTCGCGTCCCTCGAGCGGCGGGACCGCCTCCGGGCGCTCGCGATGCTGGACGAGAAGGAGGTCGACACCGCCGACCTGCCGGGGCCGGTCCTGGAGGGGACGGCGGGGCTCGTCCCGCAGCTGGTCGTCGCGTTCACCCAGGTCGTCTACTACAGCGAGTGGGAGGGCTACGAGGACATCTCGGCGCCGCCGAGCGAGCGCGAGTTCGACGGCGAGGACCTCCAGAGCTGGGCGCAGACCGACTTTCCCGGCGTCCTCGACGGCGCCGTCGCCTTCCGGGGCTACTGGGGTGGGCCGCAGTCGTCGCTCGGCGACGGCCCCGTCTGGAAGACCATCCCCGGCCGCCGCGGACCGCCGCGGAAGCTCTACCGCAGGCCGGGCGAGTTCACCGAGGACGACTACGACACCGACGGCTACGAGGAGCCGTTCGAGACGGGCGGCGAGCCGGCCGGCGGCTTCCTCGGCCAGGAGTCGACCGCGGAGATCAGACGACCCGAGGCGGCGCTCGAGGAGGCCCGCGAGAGAAGCGACGAGGGGTTGCTCGAACGGGCCGCCGAGGAGTTCTTCGGCGCCGGCGGCGCCGGCACCACCCTCGGGGGTGACCGATGAGGACCCACGAGTACGACGTCGTCGTGGTGGGCGCCGGCGGCGACGGCCCGGTCGCCGCGTGGAAGCTCGGCCAGGCCGGCCTCGACGTCCTGGTCCTGGAGGCCGGCCCCTTCTACGGCAACGAGCAGTGGCCGAAGCCCAACGAGAAGCCCGGCGGCGAGACCACCGACAGCGTCGAGGACCTCTCCGGCGAGCTGCTCGACGAGCAGTTCACGACCCGGGAGCTGGAGATGGTCCTGAAGCTGCTGTGGGGGCCGGCCGAGCACGACCGCGGCCTCTGGTTCCGGAAGTTCCCCGGCTCCGGGGCGACCCTGCAGGCCGCCGGCGTCGGCGGGACGACGCTCGTCTACACCGGCAACCACCCCCGCGCCTATCCGGCCGCCATCGACGAGCAACCGCACTGGCCCGACTCGTTCGCCTACGAGGACCTCGTGCCGTACTACCGGGAGCTGGAGGACCTGCTGGAGGTCCAGCCGGCGCCCGTCTCCGCGAAGGAGGAGCTGTTCTTCCGGGGCGCCGAGGACGTCGACCCGGACCTGCTCGGCGGCGAGTCGGCGACGCTTATCGACGGGCTGAACGTCGACGAGGTGGGCTACCGCCCCCAGCCGAACGCGATCCGGGGGCCGGACCCCGACATCCACGTCGACGAGGACTACGACGGGAACTTCCGACATCCGGCGGACCCCGACGCCGTCGACCCCGTCGAGGGCCACACGATGGTGACCACCGAGATCGCCGGCAATCCCCACCCGCGGGGCGCCCCCTACGAGGAGAAGGCCAAGCGCACTTCCGCCGTCGGCGTCGTCCCGGCGGCCCTGGAGACGGGCAACGTCACCGTCCGGCCGAACGCCTTCGTCACCGACGTCCTGGTCGACCGGTCGCTCGGCGGCGACCCGGAGGCGACGGGCGTCGAGTTCCGCGACACCTGGTCCGGCGACACCGAGCGCGTCTCGGCCGACGCGGTCGTCCTCGCGGCCGGCGCCATCGAGACGCCGCGGCTCTGGCTGAACTCGGGGCTCCCCGCCAACGAGTGGGTCGGCAAGGGGATGACCATCCACTTCGGGGACAACGTGATGGGGTTCTGGGAGGACGAGGCCCTCGAGGAGCGCGTCGGCAAGCCGGCCGTCGACCCCCACGAGGGCCAGACCATCGCGGCGCGGTTCGACTACCCCGGCGTGGGGATGCTCCAGACGACGGGCTCGTACCCGGGCATCGCCGCCATCCTGGGGTTCGGCGCCTCTGCCTCCGGGTTCACCTTCAGCAACGACGTCTCCGACGCGCCGTGGGACACCCAGGGTCGGCTCGCCGGGACCGAGCTCAAGCGGTTCCTCTCGCGATACCGCCAGGCGCTGCCGATCCTCGTGGTCACGGACGACCGGCCGCACCAGCGCAACGGCGTCTCCGTCGCGCCCGGGGTCACCGACGAGCACGGCCCGATCCCGCAGGTCAACTACGTCCCGAGCGAGGGCGACGTCCGGCGACGCGACCGCCTCGCCGAGATCGCCACCGACGTCCTCCGGAAGGCCGGCGCCGACCACGTCCACCGCTCGGACTCCCCGCCGACGGCGCTGCACATCCACTCGACGATGGCAATGGGGAAGGTCGTCGACACCGCCTGCGAGGCCTACGAGGTCGACCGGCTGTTCGTCGCCGACCACTCGGCGCTGGCCAACGGCATCGGCGGACCCAACCCGACGAACACCGGGCAGGCGCTGGCGGCGCGCACCGGCGAGAAGATCGCCGAGCGGTACTTCTGAGCGATCGGGAGAACGGGTCTCCGAGGCGTCTCGGGCCCAGCAGTCAGTCGCTGGCCGGCTTTCGCTGCACGATCGCGAGCCAGAAGTCCTCGACCGACCGGACGAACTCGATGAAGTCGTCGGGCTCGACGGGCTTCTGGAGGTAGTGGTCGGCGTCCAGGCCGTGGGAGCGGACGATCTCCTCGCCGATCCCGGAACTCGTGAGGACGACGACCGGGACGTCCGCGAGCGCCGGCTCGCCGCGGAGCTCCGAGAGGACGTCCATCCCGCTCTTGCCGGGCAACCGCGGCTCCAGCAGTACCAGGTCGGGCCGCGACTCCTCGGAGTAGGCGCCCCGCTGGTGGAGGAAGTCCAGCGCCGTCTCGCCGTCCGGGACCGTGTGGAGAGCGTTCGCCAACTTCCCGTCGCGGAAGGACTCCGTGAAGAGCCGGGTGTCGCCCGGGTTCGGTTCGATGAGCAACAGCTCGACGCGCTCGTCCGTCCGGTCGTCGTCGCCCGTCATTGCGTCCTCTATCGACCGGGGGGATATAACGTAGCAGGCTGTCCGTCGCCGCTGCTGGCTGCTTGCCTGGATTTGGCAGCTGGATAGGTAGCGAGGCGTTCCCCGGTCAGTGACTGATCGTCCAGACGGGAGCGCGAGCGCCGCCGATCGCTCCGGGAGTTTATTCACGGGCGAAATCGCACGACGGGAACTGCCTCACAGCCGCGACTGGGGGCTAATTACAAACAAAACAGACTGTAATCGTCTCCAGGTGGCTAGAAATCATATGGTAGAGATATGAATATATGTCTATCATGGCTCAGATCGTTCCGACCGTCTACGCGCCGGAAGACGACGAGGACCTCAGTTCTGCGCTCATCTCTGCGCTCTCCGAGGCGAAGGGTCGCGACGTCTCCCAGGACGAGTGCGTCCTCTACGACAACATCGACCCCGACGCCCTCGACACGCTGTTCCGGTCGGACCGGGACTCCGATACGGTCAAGATCGAGTTCGCCACCCACGACGCCATCGTGGTCGTCTGGCGGGACAGCCGCATCTCCATCGAGGTCCAGGACCTCGAGAGCGACCCGAACTACCAGTGAGCGGCCGGGCCGCACCGTCCCGAACGTGTTCGGGACGTCCTTCTTCCCCGTCGGGCGCCTCTCCTCGCGTATGAGCACGAGTCACGGCCACGACGAGCCCGACCCGGTGACCGACCGAATCCACGACAACTCCTGGTCGGCGAACCTCGAGAAGCCGGAGCACGCCGCCGACCGCGAGTTCCTCCTCGAGCAGGCCGTCGACGCCGTCGAGCACACCGCCGCGGGCCACCACGTCAACCTCGTCACCCACGGCGACCACGGCCACCCGGAGACGTACCTCTTCGACGAACTCGAGGCGGCGTTCGACGAGGGCGTCGACTACGAGTATGTCGAGCAGTGCGGCTGCGGCGGCCACGTCACCCGGGTGCAGGTCCGGGACTAGCCTCAAGCTTCAAGCCGGTCACCCTCGACAGGGGTTCCATGAGCACCGACGCGGCGGCCGGCATCTACGCGCGCGAATCGGGGTACCTCGAGCGGTACGTACAGGTCGGGACGGCCGGCGGACGCGTCATCTCCGTCTCCTTCCCCGAGTCGCCGGACGACGACGCCGGCGGGGAGCTGCCGCTGCTCGACCGCGTCCAGGCGTACCTGGAGGGCGAGGAGGACGACTTCGCCGACGTCGACGTCGCGATGACGATGCCGACCGACCAGCGGCGGGTCCTCGAGGCGGTCCGGGAGGTCCCCTACGGCGAACAGGTGTCGGTGAAGAAGCTCGCGGGCATGACGCCGAAGCTGGACGTCGACGACGACGAGGCCCATCAGCTCGTCCGGACGGCCCTCGCGGACAACCCCGCGCCGCTGGTCGTCCCCGACCACCGGGTCCGCGACGGGCCGAGCGCGGCGCCCCCGGAGGTCGAACAGCGCCTCCGGTCGCTCGAGGGCCTCTAGAACGGGGCGAGAAACGTATCCTCCGACGGCGTTCTCGGAGTCGACGCCTCGCCTCTCTGTCCCACCGCACTCCTGCCTCGCGAGGGCACCCGGCAGTACTCCTTTCTTGTTGTAGGTCGAACGACAGAACGCATGCCCGACATTGGTAACCCCGCCGGATTCGACATCGCGACGGTCCTCACCGGATCTGGCGTCACCCTCCTCATCTCCGCGGGTATCACCCGCTACGGCGAACAGTTCGAGTACACGGCGGCAGAACTCTACGGGATCGGCGGCGTGGCGCTCGTCGGAATCGGGCTCGTCTTCGGGTTCATCCTCGTCCTCGCGGGCCTCCGCTGACCGTCCTGTCCGGTCAGA includes:
- a CDS encoding 2-amino-3,7-dideoxy-D-threo-hept-6-ulosonate synthase, coding for MSTGIAARLKRVGTDDRYVVVPMDHGITLGPVTGLKDIESTIDAVTRGGADAVLTQKGVADRVHGNLNGAGYITHLNGSTVIGPDSNDKRTTGTVKSAIRAGADAVSFHINVGSKYEREQIEELAAVADEAAEYGMPVLAMTYARGPDVEGDDPQALGHAVRLGEELGADLIKTGYSGDAESFEHVCESTSLPVLIAGGSPAGDLAALEDVRGAMDAGGAGVSMGRTIFQHDDPEKMARAVSLVVHDDVGAADALERAGLAVEA
- the trpA gene encoding tryptophan synthase subunit alpha, with protein sequence MSGEDDQRESSENASGAERPASLEDAFDEPAFVPYLAAGDPDFESSLEYVEALARGGADVIELGLPFSEPIAEGPTIQQAVVRSLEGGMTPERFFEFVEALDVDVPLVCMTYYNLIYQFGEDGDPPVRPFVERAAEVGIEGFVVPDLPAEEADLLREACDEHGLDLVFIVAPTTTGERLDRIMSQVTGYVYVQARLGVTGARSDVSDQTTESLARLEAYDVPKAVGFGISSGEQAADVVAAGADGVIVGSALVDVVADGHEEGRPVEETADRLESLARELKEGALAGAQRRPRPEGT
- the trpB gene encoding tryptophan synthase subunit beta, whose protein sequence is MSQSKFGDYGGQYVPEALMPAIEELTDAYERYVLENEDGFMDEFRERLRDFGGRPTPLQRADQLSERYDREVYLKREDLVHGGAHKLNNALGQVLLARYMGKERIIAETGAGQHGTATAMAAAHLDVPCEVYMGRRDINRQRPNVFRMRINGAEVNPVDIGRGTLKEAISETMRDWATTVETTHYVIGSVVGPAPFPAMVRDFQSVISEEARRQCEEKFGDLPGAVLACAGGGSNTMGAFANFLDDEEVDLYAVEAGGSSLEVDEEEGIAPHSASLSTGDEGVLHGARTKLLQDSHGQIMESHSVSSGLDYSGVGPELAYLVDEGRVTPVNVDDDAALEAFHRLSQDEGIIPALETAHAFGFLEKVAGPDADGGVELPGTVVVNVSGRGDKDLESVIEETDQRQLDNAPTMEVFDG
- the trpC gene encoding indole-3-glycerol phosphate synthase, with amino-acid sequence MDTSNELAPAVRSILAAAEERGGGDERLSVEPRSLPAALAEAEADGRAPLIAEVKPTSPTTDGERREDPVELAEAMVEGGAAALSVLTEPEHFGGSPETLRRVREAVDVPVLRKDFVLDESQLDVVEADVVLLIVRFVDDLEGLLAAARDRGFQVLVEAHTPAEVEAALDAGAEIIGVNNRDLTQLEVDLGTFEDVAATVPADDRESVTLIAESGIATREDVSRMRADGADGLLVGSAIMDGPVRENTERLTNVTE
- a CDS encoding GMC family oxidoreductase N-terminal domain-containing protein, which translates into the protein MRTHEYDVVVVGAGGDGPVAAWKLGQAGLDVLVLEAGPFYGNEQWPKPNEKPGGETTDSVEDLSGELLDEQFTTRELEMVLKLLWGPAEHDRGLWFRKFPGSGATLQAAGVGGTTLVYTGNHPRAYPAAIDEQPHWPDSFAYEDLVPYYRELEDLLEVQPAPVSAKEELFFRGAEDVDPDLLGGESATLIDGLNVDEVGYRPQPNAIRGPDPDIHVDEDYDGNFRHPADPDAVDPVEGHTMVTTEIAGNPHPRGAPYEEKAKRTSAVGVVPAALETGNVTVRPNAFVTDVLVDRSLGGDPEATGVEFRDTWSGDTERVSADAVVLAAGAIETPRLWLNSGLPANEWVGKGMTIHFGDNVMGFWEDEALEERVGKPAVDPHEGQTIAARFDYPGVGMLQTTGSYPGIAAILGFGASASGFTFSNDVSDAPWDTQGRLAGTELKRFLSRYRQALPILVVTDDRPHQRNGVSVAPGVTDEHGPIPQVNYVPSEGDVRRRDRLAEIATDVLRKAGADHVHRSDSPPTALHIHSTMAMGKVVDTACEAYEVDRLFVADHSALANGIGGPNPTNTGQALAARTGEKIAERYF
- a CDS encoding response regulator, producing the protein MTGDDDRTDERVELLLIEPNPGDTRLFTESFRDGKLANALHTVPDGETALDFLHQRGAYSEESRPDLVLLEPRLPGKSGMDVLSELRGEPALADVPVVVLTSSGIGEEIVRSHGLDADHYLQKPVEPDDFIEFVRSVEDFWLAIVQRKPASD
- a CDS encoding HalOD1 output domain-containing protein, with product MAQIVPTVYAPEDDEDLSSALISALSEAKGRDVSQDECVLYDNIDPDALDTLFRSDRDSDTVKIEFATHDAIVVVWRDSRISIEVQDLESDPNYQ
- a CDS encoding CGCGG family rSAM-modified RiPP protein, whose protein sequence is MSTSHGHDEPDPVTDRIHDNSWSANLEKPEHAADREFLLEQAVDAVEHTAAGHHVNLVTHGDHGHPETYLFDELEAAFDEGVDYEYVEQCGCGGHVTRVQVRD
- a CDS encoding MGMT family protein encodes the protein MSTDAAAGIYARESGYLERYVQVGTAGGRVISVSFPESPDDDAGGELPLLDRVQAYLEGEEDDFADVDVAMTMPTDQRRVLEAVREVPYGEQVSVKKLAGMTPKLDVDDDEAHQLVRTALADNPAPLVVPDHRVRDGPSAAPPEVEQRLRSLEGL